CCAGGCGGCTGGCCgtgggcaggaggtggggagggggcatgGCCGGGGCAGCTGACCCCAGAAGAGCAGAGGGATCGTCCCTATGACAACGTAACGCTGAGCaagaaaagctggggaaggagagggagaaggggggacACGGAAGGGACCCAGATTCTGTGGTCAAGACTCTTATTTATTCCTCCGTTTCTTCCTCCGTTTCCTCCTGCCACATCTGCTGCAAAAGCTCACTCCGTCATCGCTGTCCTGCAGGAGACCACGGAGCTCCGGAGGCACGGCTGGCTCCAGGCCATCATCTGAAATTTCCTCTACCAAATTAGAGGGGACAAATCCTCTCCTGCCATCCGTCAGCTCGCCCACAAACCAGCCGTCCTCATCCATGTCTCCGAGGACATAGAGGTATTCTCCCGCGGTCAGAGGAAGCTCTTCTTCGGGGTGCTCGTTAGGACCCTGGAAGGGATCGTAGCTCTGTCGAGCTAGAAACCTTCGAAGCTTTAGCGGTTCTTGTCCCAGGGCCTGCAGGGCGAAGGACACTTGCTCTGCTCCTGATGCTCCGGTCCCCCCCACAGGGTCCTCTTCCCAGCCACAGGGCCCAGGACCCACAGGGTCCGGGGACTGCTCTGCACAGGCCTGTGCTGTGGGAGATGGCCCCTGGGGTAGCTGTGAGCCCATCCAGTTggattttttgcctttttcttgcTCCAGCTGCCGAGAGAGCAGCTCACATTGTTGGCTTTGGAGCCGATACCGCTCCTCCAACTCTCTCAGCCGCGCTCGAGACGCTTCCATCTCTTCCCCTTGTGTCCTTCTTTGCTCTGCCCAAGCCCTGCGCGAACgctcagcttcctcttttctcttctgcagcagtCGCTTTGTTTCCTCGAGGTCCTTCTCCTGTTGCTGCGTTTTTTCGGCCAGTTGTCTCATGGCTTTCAGCTCGCAGCCCAGGTCTTTCAGTCGTGTTTGAAGACGTTGGGCCTCGCTGAGGGTAGAATTTCGCAGCTCTGTCATTTGCGCGAGTTTCCCCTTCAGAGCCGCGTTTTCAGAGCAAACCTCCTCTGTCCACTCCTCCTGGGCACGGAGCTGAGAACTGTCCTGTGCGCGCCTGGCACTTTCGCTTCTCATCTCTGCCAGACGCGCTTTCAGCTCCTCGTACCTGTTCTTCAGCCTGGAACGCTCCCGATCCAGTTTCTCTTGCAGCTGAAGTCTGTTCCCGGCCTCGGTTTCCAGCTGccctctctgctgctggtcGACCTGCTCCGTCTGTGCAGCGGTCTGCCCAGATTCTGGGGCAagctccttcagctgcctgGCTTTTTCTCTCAGCTTCTTGGTAAGGAGGCCCAGGCTGCTGACCTTCTCCCTGAGCCTCCCCGCCTCCGCCCTCGCTTCCAGCAGGGAGCTTTCCGCGAGGGAGCTCTCCTTCAGGAGGCGGATCTCCTCTTGAAGGGCCCTGCATTGCCTCCCCAGGGCCTTCAGGGCATGCTGCGGCTGAGctctctgctccaggctgtcTCCGCTGCCAGGGGGACAGGGCTCTTGCTGCCCTTCGACCTGAACCCCCACGTCTGCGACAGCCCGCCCGCCGCTCTCGCCATCTCCCTGGAGGGGAGCGTCTTCTCCGCTGCAGCGGGCTGTCCGctgccctcctccagcagcagcagcggatGCAGCGGGGCGCTTCGAAGAGCCGGGCCCGGGGGCTCCTGTGCCCCACAGACTCTGCAGGCGGTGCCAGGCTGCGGCCCTGGGTCCGGGGTCGGAGGCACGCGGCTCTCCTAGAGGGTTCTCCAGGATGTACTGCTCGAAGAGTCTTCTCTGCAGCTTCAGCTTGTTTTGGAGGCTCACGATCTGGGCGGCCAGCTTGCTGTCCGCCCGCCAGCGGAGCTGCCTGTGGACCTCCTGCAGCTTGCTGCGGGCCTCGCTGCCGCTCCAGATCTTCCTCACCAGCTCCTCGGCCAGCTGCCGCTGCAGGTCCCGCGCCTGGCGGACGGCGGCGTCCCGCTTCTTCTGGAGCAGCtccagagcctgctgcagctttgcCTCCCTCTCTCGCAGCAGCTGGCGGATCTCCGCTGCCCGCTGCTTCTGGGcctcctcccgcagccgctGCAGATCCCGCGCCCGCTTCTGCTCCCACTTGGCGCGTAGCTGCTCGGCCAGCTGCTGCcgctcctgctctgccctctcctTCAGCTCTCGGCTCTCCTCAGCAAAGCGGCGGTGCAGCTCCTGGGAGAGGAGACGCTCGGCCTCCAGCTGGGCCCGCAGcgcctccagctcctgctccagctcctgcccgtgctcctcctgctgcacaggCCCGCTGGGGGGCTGCGCTGGGCCCCCACGGGGCGAGGGGCGACCACGCGCCACGGGCCCCTGGCCCACACCGCCCCGGGTCATGgttgaagaaaagcaatggGTGAACAGCCACCAAACGCTGCCAGCAACAGCCACCAGCAATCGCACGGCCTGGGCCTGAGAGGGACAGCAGCCTCTGAGCCCTCAGCAGACACCGGCTGCCAGCACCgcgcagcagcagaggcagcctcTGTCtgcccctgggctgctgctgcgagCGCGGCCTTTTATAGCGTCCGGGAGGTGACGTCATGAAGGAGGGGTGGCGACGTCATAAAGGAGGGGGGGCGTCATAGGACCTTATATGGTGCGTGTCCGCCCAGACACCCCCCCCAGCTGGGCCCTGCTcgtgccccccaccccaaggAGATGCCGGCACGGACGCGCTTTGAACCAGGACGTTTATTGGGGTAAATCCAGGCATGGGGGCAGTGAcccacccctgggtgctgctggggggctgggaAGGGCCCCTCCACAGCCCCGCGCTGCGCAGGGGAGCACGGCCAGGTATACACCAACAGGGACTGCTACTTGCAGGCAGAGGGAGTGATTCCCAGGGG
This DNA window, taken from Oxyura jamaicensis isolate SHBP4307 breed ruddy duck unplaced genomic scaffold, BPBGC_Ojam_1.0 oxyUn_random_OJ71931, whole genome shotgun sequence, encodes the following:
- the LOC118159748 gene encoding RIMS-binding protein 3-like gives rise to the protein MTRGGVGQGPVARGRPSPRGGPAQPPSGPVQQEEHGQELEQELEALRAQLEAERLLSQELHRRFAEESRELKERAEQERQQLAEQLRAKWEQKRARDLQRLREEAQKQRAAEIRQLLREREAKLQQALELLQKKRDAAVRQARDLQRQLAEELVRKIWSGSEARSKLQEVHRQLRWRADSKLAAQIVSLQNKLKLQRRLFEQYILENPLGEPRASDPGPRAAAWHRLQSLWGTGAPGPGSSKRPAASAAAAGGGQRTARCSGEDAPLQGDGESGGRAVADVGVQVEGQQEPCPPGSGDSLEQRAQPQHALKALGRQCRALQEEIRLLKESSLAESSLLEARAEAGRLREKVSSLGLLTKKLREKARQLKELAPESGQTAAQTEQVDQQQRGQLETEAGNRLQLQEKLDRERSRLKNRYEELKARLAEMRSESARRAQDSSQLRAQEEWTEEVCSENAALKGKLAQMTELRNSTLSEAQRLQTRLKDLGCELKAMRQLAEKTQQQEKDLEETKRLLQKRKEEAERSRRAWAEQRRTQGEEMEASRARLRELEERYRLQSQQCELLSRQLEQEKGKKSNWMGSQLPQGPSPTAQACAEQSPDPVGPGPCGWEEDPVGGTGASGAEQVSFALQALGQEPLKLRRFLARQSYDPFQGPNEHPEEELPLTAGEYLYVLGDMDEDGWFVGELTDGRRGFVPSNLVEEISDDGLEPAVPPELRGLLQDSDDGVSFCSRCGRRKRRKKRRNK